A window of the Teredinibacter franksiae genome harbors these coding sequences:
- a CDS encoding Crp/Fnr family transcriptional regulator yields MLETVNLFKEVPPHYLTELEKLSSTRKYPKNTILVTEGDESNHLYIIRQGTVSVYLSDNEGRQVILNYMQEGEYFGELSLMDGKVRSASVMTVAPCELTVISRSSFQELLNNNHDFSLVMNRELTRRVRELTESVRDLALLDVYGRVSHTLEKLADDKQQIHNPKVTHQDIANMVGSSREMVSRIMKQLIIGEYIEQHSGCIELKKKLPRNW; encoded by the coding sequence ATGTTAGAAACCGTCAATCTGTTTAAAGAGGTACCGCCTCATTACCTCACAGAGCTGGAAAAGCTCAGTTCTACACGCAAATACCCAAAAAATACCATTTTGGTGACAGAAGGCGATGAATCCAATCACTTATACATTATTCGCCAGGGTACGGTGAGCGTATATTTAAGTGACAATGAAGGGCGGCAGGTAATTCTTAATTACATGCAGGAAGGTGAGTATTTTGGCGAACTCTCGCTAATGGATGGCAAGGTGCGTTCAGCATCGGTGATGACGGTGGCACCCTGCGAGCTAACCGTTATCTCTCGTTCCAGCTTTCAGGAACTGTTAAATAATAACCATGACTTTTCCTTGGTAATGAACCGCGAGTTAACTCGGCGTGTTAGAGAGCTTACAGAAAGCGTGCGAGATCTCGCTTTGCTCGATGTGTACGGACGTGTGAGTCATACGCTGGAAAAGTTGGCGGATGACAAACAGCAAATTCATAACCCCAAGGTCACGCATCAAGATATTGCCAATATGGTCGGCTCTTCGAGAGAGATGGTGAGTCGCATAATGAAGCAGTTAATTATTGGTGAGTATATTGAGCAGCATTCAGGCTGTATCGAATTAAAGAAAAAACTACCGCGCAACTGGTAG
- a CDS encoding DUF3604 domain-containing protein: MKLTLGLSCLVALSLPLIASSAYSSESLEGMVVTKDMLSHKYPGKEYSPYAERDYPIFPLWGETHLHTGYSMDAGLFGARLGHEEAYKLAKGEQIKTSNGQKVKLSRPLDWLVITDHSDQMGMIQDVVSGEASVMKSEQAKRWHEGIKKGGNAAAETALNLIETFSQGKLDPNLIEMYSPGSKKYDSIWGYMVKTADEYNEPGRFTALFGFEWTSLVEGANMHRNVVFRDNADKVSQIVPYTTQKPLGSVDPLDLYAWLENYEAKTGGNALTLAHNGNLSNGIMFPVDKQYTGREIDRKYVEARAKWEVLYEITQIKGDGEAHPFLSPDDEFADYETWDEGNLDLSKAKTDDMLQYEYARSALKNGLLLEEKLGVNPYKFGFVGATDSHTGMPTAEEENFMGKHAGYEASPTRLEHPFQKTDVGERFSWQQVASGLQAVWAKENTREAIFDAMERKETYATTGPRISVRFFGGWDFSQDDLNTRQPSFLGYEKGVPMGGDLTKAKDKKAPSFMVYAIRDQFSANLDRIQIVKGWSDGKGKAHEKVYDVAWSGDRKINRKGKLPAVGNTVDIENASWENTIGASELATVWVDPEFNAEQSAFYYARVLEIPTPRWIVYDAFRFDIELPEGATTIGQERAYTSPIWYTP; encoded by the coding sequence ATGAAATTAACGTTAGGATTGTCGTGCCTAGTCGCATTGTCTTTACCTTTAATAGCCTCGTCTGCCTACTCTAGTGAATCATTAGAAGGCATGGTTGTTACGAAAGATATGCTTAGCCACAAGTACCCAGGGAAAGAGTACTCTCCTTATGCTGAGCGAGACTACCCCATTTTCCCGTTGTGGGGTGAAACGCATTTACACACTGGCTACTCCATGGATGCAGGGCTTTTTGGTGCGCGATTGGGTCACGAAGAAGCTTATAAGCTTGCCAAGGGTGAGCAAATTAAAACGTCTAATGGCCAGAAGGTTAAGCTTTCTCGCCCACTTGATTGGTTAGTTATTACCGATCACTCCGATCAGATGGGTATGATTCAAGATGTTGTAAGTGGCGAAGCTTCTGTTATGAAGTCTGAGCAGGCGAAACGTTGGCATGAAGGTATTAAAAAAGGTGGCAATGCTGCCGCTGAAACGGCACTCAATTTAATTGAAACTTTCTCTCAGGGAAAGCTTGATCCGAACTTGATTGAAATGTATTCACCCGGCTCTAAAAAATATGATTCTATATGGGGCTACATGGTCAAAACGGCAGACGAATATAATGAGCCCGGCCGCTTTACGGCGCTTTTTGGTTTTGAGTGGACGTCTCTAGTTGAGGGCGCAAATATGCACCGCAACGTTGTATTCCGCGATAATGCCGACAAGGTGTCACAGATTGTACCCTATACCACCCAGAAGCCTTTAGGTAGTGTAGACCCGTTAGACCTCTATGCATGGTTAGAAAACTATGAGGCAAAAACGGGAGGTAATGCGCTAACGCTAGCCCATAACGGTAACCTTTCTAACGGCATAATGTTTCCTGTAGATAAGCAATATACGGGTCGAGAGATAGACCGCAAATATGTAGAGGCACGAGCAAAGTGGGAAGTGCTCTATGAAATCACCCAGATAAAAGGCGATGGCGAAGCCCACCCTTTTCTTTCTCCAGACGATGAATTTGCCGATTATGAAACATGGGATGAAGGTAATCTGGATTTAAGTAAAGCCAAAACCGATGACATGCTGCAATACGAGTACGCTCGTTCAGCGTTAAAAAATGGTTTACTGTTAGAAGAAAAGTTGGGCGTTAACCCTTATAAGTTTGGTTTTGTCGGTGCAACCGATAGCCATACCGGCATGCCAACGGCTGAAGAAGAAAACTTTATGGGTAAGCACGCGGGTTATGAAGCGTCACCCACGCGTTTGGAACACCCTTTTCAAAAAACCGATGTAGGCGAGCGTTTTAGTTGGCAGCAAGTGGCTTCGGGCCTACAAGCGGTTTGGGCGAAGGAGAATACCCGAGAGGCAATCTTTGATGCCATGGAGCGTAAAGAAACCTACGCGACAACCGGCCCAAGAATTTCCGTACGCTTTTTCGGTGGTTGGGATTTCTCGCAAGACGATCTAAATACTCGCCAGCCTTCGTTTTTAGGCTACGAAAAAGGCGTGCCGATGGGTGGCGATTTAACCAAAGCGAAAGACAAAAAAGCGCCGTCATTTATGGTTTATGCCATTCGAGATCAGTTCAGTGCTAATTTGGATCGCATTCAAATTGTAAAAGGCTGGTCAGACGGTAAAGGTAAAGCGCACGAAAAAGTTTACGATGTGGCTTGGTCCGGTGACCGTAAAATTAATCGAAAAGGTAAGCTTCCTGCCGTAGGCAATACCGTAGACATTGAAAACGCCAGTTGGGAAAATACCATTGGCGCTTCGGAGTTGGCGACGGTTTGGGTTGATCCCGAGTTTAATGCGGAGCAAAGCGCTTTTTATTATGCTCGAGTGCTTGAGATTCCTACCCCTCGTTGGATTGTTTACGATGCCTTCCGTTTTGACATTGAGCTTCCTGAAGGCGCAACTACAATTGGTCAAGAACGAGCATATACCTCTCCTATTTGGTATACGCCCTAG